One segment of Pseudomonadota bacterium DNA contains the following:
- a CDS encoding phosphoadenylyl-sulfate reductase — MSVLRAVNSREDKLAAILGSLDSLNHELESESAQARVAWALEQFPERLVLSSSFGAQSAVSLHLVTRQRPDIPVILIDTGYLFPETYRFIDELADRLQLNLHVYQPRMTSAWQEARYGKLWEQGVEGLDQYHEINKVEPMRRALETLGAGAWITGLRRQQASTRANLNVLGEQNGRLKIHPIVDWTDRDIFRYMTQYDLPYHPLWHQGYVSIGDVHTTRRLADGMTEEETRFFGLKRECGLHDKV, encoded by the coding sequence ATGTCCGTACTGAGGGCTGTCAATTCGAGAGAAGACAAGCTGGCCGCCATTTTAGGCAGTTTGGATTCACTCAACCACGAGTTGGAATCCGAGTCCGCCCAAGCGCGGGTGGCTTGGGCGCTCGAGCAGTTCCCCGAGCGGTTGGTTCTGTCGTCCAGTTTCGGTGCTCAGTCCGCGGTCTCTTTGCATCTGGTCACCCGTCAGCGCCCCGATATTCCCGTCATCCTGATCGATACCGGATATTTGTTTCCCGAAACCTATCGGTTCATTGACGAACTCGCCGATCGACTGCAGTTAAACCTGCACGTTTACCAACCGCGCATGACCTCGGCCTGGCAGGAAGCGCGCTACGGCAAACTTTGGGAGCAAGGTGTCGAGGGGCTTGATCAGTACCACGAAATAAACAAAGTAGAGCCGATGCGCCGCGCCTTGGAAACCTTAGGTGCGGGCGCGTGGATCACCGGGTTGCGGCGGCAGCAAGCGTCTACACGGGCCAACCTGAACGTACTCGGCGAACAAAACGGCCGCTTGAAGATTCATCCCATCGTCGATTGGACGGATCGGGATATCTTTCGCTATATGACCCAATACGACTTGCCGTATCACCCGTTGTGGCACCAGGGCTATGTGTCCATTGGCGATGTCCATACGACGCGACGATTGGCCGATGGCATGACAGAAGAAGAAACGCGTTTTTTCGGCCTCAAACGCGAATGTGGTTTACACGACAAAGTGTGA
- the cimA gene encoding citramalate synthase → MSDIGTTRRVYLYDSTLRDGQQTQGIDFTVGDKIAIAHELDLLGIDYVEGGWPGANPTDDAFFAEAPAFHHARLSAFGMTRRPGRAPSDDPALAAIVHSPAPVVCLVGKTWDFHVEVALRSALDENLVMIADSIAYAREHKDEVMFDAEHFFDGYKANPDYAIRCLQSALDAGARWIVLCDTNGGTLPHEVSRIAADVIRHIPGDRLGIHCHDDTGNAVANSLAAVMAGVCQIQGTLNGLGERCGNANLITLLPTLMLKLGFETGVDTDKLRQLTHVSRVVDERLNRAHNRHAPYVGENAFAHKGGLHVSAVGKDPRSYEHITPEQVGNSRKILVSDQAGRSNVLSLLNEVGVVYPPNDPRIDQLVRMVKEREFAGYAYDGAEASFELLARALLEDMPMHFELVTFRVMDEHRQTPDGGRFNVSEATMKLSVDGELHMTVAEGIGPVNALDRALRKALLPAYPSLADLRLVDYKVRILTSNAGTEAVTRVMIESADNSGKRWTTVGASSNVIEASWEALSDAITYKLYHDTASPQAG, encoded by the coding sequence GTGAGCGATATCGGCACCACACGGCGTGTTTATCTGTACGACAGCACCCTTCGGGATGGCCAGCAGACCCAGGGGATCGATTTTACGGTGGGCGACAAAATCGCTATCGCCCATGAGCTCGACCTGTTGGGGATCGACTATGTCGAAGGCGGTTGGCCCGGGGCCAATCCCACCGACGATGCGTTTTTCGCCGAAGCGCCCGCTTTTCATCATGCTCGGCTGAGCGCGTTTGGGATGACGCGTCGTCCCGGTCGGGCGCCTAGCGACGATCCCGCCTTGGCCGCCATTGTCCACAGTCCGGCGCCGGTGGTCTGCCTTGTTGGAAAAACCTGGGATTTTCATGTCGAGGTCGCCTTGCGGAGCGCGCTCGACGAAAATCTGGTGATGATCGCCGACAGCATCGCCTATGCCCGGGAACATAAAGACGAAGTGATGTTTGATGCGGAGCATTTCTTCGACGGCTACAAAGCCAACCCCGATTACGCCATCCGTTGTTTGCAATCAGCCCTGGACGCCGGTGCGCGTTGGATCGTGCTGTGCGACACCAATGGCGGCACCTTGCCCCATGAGGTCTCCCGCATCGCCGCGGATGTGATTCGACATATTCCGGGTGACCGGCTCGGTATTCATTGTCACGACGACACCGGTAACGCAGTAGCCAACAGTCTGGCGGCGGTCATGGCTGGCGTTTGCCAGATTCAAGGCACCCTCAACGGTCTGGGCGAGCGCTGTGGCAACGCCAATCTGATCACCTTGTTGCCGACGCTGATGCTGAAACTGGGTTTTGAAACAGGGGTGGATACTGACAAACTTCGGCAGCTCACACACGTCTCCCGGGTGGTGGATGAACGCTTGAACCGGGCACACAATCGCCATGCACCGTATGTCGGCGAGAATGCTTTTGCCCACAAAGGCGGTTTGCATGTCTCAGCGGTAGGCAAAGATCCGCGAAGCTACGAACACATCACCCCCGAGCAGGTCGGAAACAGCCGGAAAATTCTGGTTTCGGATCAGGCAGGACGGTCAAACGTGCTGTCATTGCTGAACGAAGTTGGGGTGGTTTATCCACCCAACGACCCCCGAATCGATCAATTGGTCCGGATGGTGAAAGAGCGGGAGTTCGCCGGCTACGCCTATGATGGTGCAGAGGCCAGTTTCGAACTGCTGGCTCGGGCTTTGCTCGAAGACATGCCGATGCATTTCGAGCTGGTGACTTTCCGCGTCATGGACGAGCATCGCCAAACCCCCGATGGTGGTCGTTTTAATGTGTCCGAGGCCACCATGAAGCTGTCGGTGGACGGTGAGTTACATATGACCGTGGCAGAAGGCATCGGGCCGGTCAACGCTTTGGACCGTGCCTTGCGCAAAGCCTTGCTGCCGGCTTATCCGAGCTTGGCGGATTTGCGGCTGGTGGACTACAAAGTCCGTATTCTCACCTCTAACGCCGGGACCGAGGCGGTCACGCGGGTGATGATTGAAAGCGCGGATAACTCCGGCAAGCGTTGGACCACGGTGGGTGCTTCCAGTAACGTGATTGAGGCGTCATGGGAAGCGCTGTCCGATGCCATCACCTATAAGCTTTATCACGACACAGCGAGTCCGCAAGCCGGTTAG
- a CDS encoding alcohol dehydrogenase, translating into MASMMAAQISAPGGEFELVERPIPEPGPGQVRVRVEACGICHSDAFVKDGAFPGLTYPRVPGHEVAGVVDSVGSDIAAWKVGQRVGVGWHGGHCFHCDSCRRGDFVTCENQQVCGISYDGGYAEYMIAPPEALVAIPDALAAREAAPLLCAGITTYNALRHSGARPGDLVAVQGIGGLGHLAIQFAARMGFRTAALSQGQNKAVLAQELGAHHYIDVTRENPAQSLRRLGGARAIIATAPNSAAISSVVDGLAVDGRLLVVAASAEPISVSPFQLIMQRRSIMGWPSGAPCDSEETVQFSALAGIRPRIECFPLRDVAEAYARMIENRARFRVVLTMG; encoded by the coding sequence ATGGCGAGCATGATGGCGGCACAGATTTCTGCTCCCGGTGGCGAGTTCGAACTGGTTGAGCGGCCAATTCCCGAGCCTGGTCCTGGGCAGGTGCGGGTGCGGGTGGAAGCCTGTGGAATCTGCCACAGCGACGCTTTTGTCAAGGATGGTGCGTTTCCGGGACTGACCTATCCGCGCGTACCTGGACACGAAGTGGCGGGGGTCGTCGATTCGGTAGGCTCCGATATCGCCGCCTGGAAAGTGGGACAGCGAGTGGGCGTGGGCTGGCATGGTGGGCATTGCTTTCATTGCGATTCCTGCCGGCGCGGCGATTTCGTGACTTGCGAAAATCAGCAGGTCTGCGGCATCAGTTACGATGGGGGCTACGCGGAATACATGATCGCTCCCCCCGAAGCGTTGGTGGCCATCCCGGATGCCCTAGCTGCCAGGGAAGCGGCACCGCTGCTGTGTGCCGGAATCACCACCTACAATGCGTTGCGTCATTCCGGGGCTCGTCCGGGCGACTTGGTGGCTGTCCAAGGCATCGGCGGACTGGGTCACTTGGCGATCCAGTTTGCAGCACGAATGGGTTTTCGAACTGCGGCCTTGTCGCAAGGTCAAAACAAGGCCGTGTTGGCGCAAGAATTGGGCGCTCACCATTACATCGACGTGACGCGCGAAAATCCCGCCCAGTCTTTGCGCAGGTTGGGCGGCGCGCGCGCGATTATTGCCACGGCGCCGAACAGCGCTGCCATTTCCTCCGTCGTGGATGGTTTGGCGGTCGATGGACGTTTGCTGGTGGTGGCGGCCAGCGCCGAGCCGATTTCGGTGAGTCCGTTTCAGCTGATTATGCAAAGGCGCTCCATCATGGGTTGGCCGAGCGGGGCACCTTGCGATTCGGAGGAGACGGTGCAATTCAGCGCGTTGGCGGGGATACGTCCGCGTATCGAATGTTTCCCGTTGCGAGATGTTGCCGAGGCCTATGCCCGCATGATCGAGAATCGAGCCCGATTTCGCGTCGTCTTGACGATGGGTTGA